In Bubalus bubalis isolate 160015118507 breed Murrah chromosome 3, NDDB_SH_1, whole genome shotgun sequence, a genomic segment contains:
- the PRPSAP2 gene encoding phosphoribosyl pyrophosphate synthase-associated protein 2 isoform X2 has product MFCVAPPESEAKMNITKGGLVLFSANSNSSCMELSKKIAERLGVEMGKVQVYQEPDRETRVQIQESVRGKDVFIIQTVSKDVNTTIMELLIMVYACKTSCAKSIIGVVPYFPYSKQCKMRKRGSIVSKLLASMMCKAGLTHLITMDLHQKEIQGFFNIPVDNLRASPFLLQYIQEEIPDYRNAVIVAKSPASAKRAQSFAERLRLGIAVIHGEAQDAESDLVDGRHSPPMVRSAAAIHPSLEIPMLIPKEKPPITVVGDVGGRIAIIVDDIIDDVDTFLAAAETLKERGAYKIFVMATHGLLSSDAPRLIEESAIDEVVVTNTIPHEIQKLQCPKIKTVDISMTLSEAIRRIHNGESMSYLFRNIGLDD; this is encoded by the exons ATGTTTTGTGTGGCGCCACCTGAATCAGAAGCTAAGATGAACATAACCAAAGGGGGTCTGGTGTTGTTTTCAGCAAATTCGAATTCATCGTGTATGGAGCTTTCAAAGAAGATCGCTGA gcGGCTGGGGGTGGAGATGGGCAAAGTGCAGGTTTATCAGGAGCCTGACCGAG AAACAAGAGTACAAATTCAAGAATCTGTGAGGGGAAAAGATGTTTTCATCATTCAGACTGTTTCAAA GGATGTGAATACCACCATCATGGAGCTCCTGATCATGGTGTATGCCTGTAAGACCTCCTGCGCCAAGAGCATCATCGGCGTGGTCCCCTACTTCCCCTACAGCAAGCAGTGCAAGATGAGGAAGAGGGGCTCCATCGTTTCCAAGCTGCTGGCCTCCATGATGTGCAAAGCCG GTCTGACTCATCTCATTACTATGGATTTACACCAGAAGGAAATCCAGGGCTTCTTCAATATACCTGTTGACAACTTGAGAGCATCTCCCTTCCTCTTACAGTACATTCAAGAGGAG ATCCCAGACTACAGGAACGCGGTCATCGTGGCCAAGTCTCCGGCCTCAGCCAAGAG GGCCCAGTCTTTTGCCGAGCGCCTGCGGCTGGGCATCGCAGTGATTCACGGAGAAGCACAGGACGCCGAGTCCGACCTGGTGGACGGGCGGCACTCCCCACCCATGGTCAGGAGCGCGGCTGCCATCCACCCCAGCCTGGAGATCCCCA TGCTGATTCCTAAAGAAAAGCCCCCGATTACAGTTGTTGGTGACGTGGGAGGCAGGATCGCCATCATTGTG GATGACATCATCGACGATGTAGACACCTTCCTGGCCGCCGCAGAGACCCTAAAGGAGAGGGGTGCATATAAGATCTTCGTGATGGCGACCCACGGCCTGCTGTCCTCCGACGCCCCCCGGCTGATCGAGGAGTCTGCCATCGATGAG GTGGTGGTTACCAATACAATTCCACATGAAATCCAGAAGCTCCAGTGCCCCAAAATCAAAACTGTGGATATCAGCATGACCCTCTCAGAAGCCATCCGTCGGATTCACAATGGGGAGTCCATGTCCTACCTTTTCAGAAACATAGGTTTAGATGACTGA
- the PRPSAP2 gene encoding phosphoribosyl pyrophosphate synthase-associated protein 2 isoform X1 yields MFCVAPPESEAKMNITKGGLVLFSANSNSSCMELSKKIAERLGVEMGKVQVYQEPDRETRVQIQESVRGKDVFIIQTVSKDVNTTIMELLIMVYACKTSCAKSIIGVVPYFPYSKQCKMRKRGSIVSKLLASMMCKAGLTHLITMDLHQKEIQGFFNIPVDNLRASPFLLQYIQEEIPDYRNAVIVAKSPASAKRAQSFAERLRLGIAVIHGEAQDAESDLVDGRHSPPMVRSAAAIHPSLEIPMLIPKEKPPITVVGDVGGRIAIIVDDIIDDVDTFLAAAETLKERGAYKIFVMATHGLLSSDAPRLIEESAIDEVVVTNTIPHEIQKLQCPKIKTVDISMTLSEAIRRIHNGPCTFMTHSHLTAPGEELGHQHEPLGSEFYGSM; encoded by the exons ATGTTTTGTGTGGCGCCACCTGAATCAGAAGCTAAGATGAACATAACCAAAGGGGGTCTGGTGTTGTTTTCAGCAAATTCGAATTCATCGTGTATGGAGCTTTCAAAGAAGATCGCTGA gcGGCTGGGGGTGGAGATGGGCAAAGTGCAGGTTTATCAGGAGCCTGACCGAG AAACAAGAGTACAAATTCAAGAATCTGTGAGGGGAAAAGATGTTTTCATCATTCAGACTGTTTCAAA GGATGTGAATACCACCATCATGGAGCTCCTGATCATGGTGTATGCCTGTAAGACCTCCTGCGCCAAGAGCATCATCGGCGTGGTCCCCTACTTCCCCTACAGCAAGCAGTGCAAGATGAGGAAGAGGGGCTCCATCGTTTCCAAGCTGCTGGCCTCCATGATGTGCAAAGCCG GTCTGACTCATCTCATTACTATGGATTTACACCAGAAGGAAATCCAGGGCTTCTTCAATATACCTGTTGACAACTTGAGAGCATCTCCCTTCCTCTTACAGTACATTCAAGAGGAG ATCCCAGACTACAGGAACGCGGTCATCGTGGCCAAGTCTCCGGCCTCAGCCAAGAG GGCCCAGTCTTTTGCCGAGCGCCTGCGGCTGGGCATCGCAGTGATTCACGGAGAAGCACAGGACGCCGAGTCCGACCTGGTGGACGGGCGGCACTCCCCACCCATGGTCAGGAGCGCGGCTGCCATCCACCCCAGCCTGGAGATCCCCA TGCTGATTCCTAAAGAAAAGCCCCCGATTACAGTTGTTGGTGACGTGGGAGGCAGGATCGCCATCATTGTG GATGACATCATCGACGATGTAGACACCTTCCTGGCCGCCGCAGAGACCCTAAAGGAGAGGGGTGCATATAAGATCTTCGTGATGGCGACCCACGGCCTGCTGTCCTCCGACGCCCCCCGGCTGATCGAGGAGTCTGCCATCGATGAG GTGGTGGTTACCAATACAATTCCACATGAAATCCAGAAGCTCCAGTGCCCCAAAATCAAAACTGTGGATATCAGCATGACCCTCTCAGAAGCCATCCGTCGGATTCACAATG GGCCCTGCACGTTCATGACGCATAGTCACTTGACTGCGCCAGGAGAGGAGTTGGGACATCAGCATGAGCCACTGGGGTCAG AGTTTTATGGAAGTATGTGA